The following proteins come from a genomic window of Sander vitreus isolate 19-12246 chromosome 14, sanVit1, whole genome shotgun sequence:
- the prrc2a gene encoding protein PRRC2A isoform X2, with translation MSERSGQTAKGKEGKTKYASLNLFDTYKGKSLETQKPVVPPRHGLQSLGKVASARRMPPPANLPSLKAENKGNDPNVSLIPKDGTGWASKPEQADPKSTDASPAPQPESQQPVASPTPAPTRPRTPPASEALAPASTQAVGARSWAQASVTHGTQGDGGKASNLPSPFSREEFPTLQAAGDQDKAGKEQGTADQWYGPGPSLRPQNVTSWRDGGGRALAPTLSGEGAVEGGTGVTLVMDGAAGVPPPNSQSHGPPRNPPAGSPALPLPQPPVGPGFPQYRGIMPPFMYPPYLPFPGPYGPQGPYRYPAPGEGPPPRFSRGQGGPDSRTQGGPRDGGGEVVKRPSILKQDDLKELDELDHDGDEGWAGAHEEIDYSAKLKFSDDEEGEEERTESKNDLREQQRSQDAPPATSRSRASDSCGDARRTPPSNADNGPQPPSSKPGWAEEGGSGWGGQGAPTNYQGRRPGLGGPREQPSPPPGPLLGQGSYSFYRQDRPQSQGASQGPGKPLPTQHQPAPGGPSPPAQPGLLVPGPQENDEDETWRQRRKQSSTEISAAVERARRRREEEERRMEEERRAACAEKLKRLDEKQQQQQGSNIGGAGSSCKSPSPDGNATAATAGSPSPSISASASSPNISQPPSPCVDCEEPPVLVVQPGSSPGVGDRQRASSNSSYDSSAEAQQCPQPAVSQPQQPTLDIPLPGENKEETMGSPHIRAGSVGERGVDPVKIENIGGGAGRPASGPPGQGYSKYQKSLPPRFQRQQQEQLLKQQQQWQQQQQQQHSQASQSQLSPQPQAQQGPSPGSTPQPGPGPKQGGPMYQPSNMVRPPPLPMNFDPRWMMMPYMDPRMMQGRPPPMDYYPTGMHPSGLIGRERSDSGGSGSDSFDRQQQHPGHPHRGTPPMDPKMAWGQEVFPGGGEGRGLTSPLRQKQTLEDDDVAKGPRSDTPPHRMREGGLGPIQQPSSTSGTSNQTPPPVGTQVGVQGGGHHPHHYISGRSNYSNFPDQGARMHPHQQQQRAERGNQPHNYTHQDEGPPRGSQQGQIWGAPHPHYDRNGRADHPPVESNSHLHHHHSHHPQQPHFILHPHKPETSRDRVVEAPAKKTDSTPPIHQPSLSSSCSSSSSSAREDGNVKVALHHHPSQRESEVGVGHSHGERGNSGSAGNSSHVKQEKTGPAYAPPASMTSSPPPSQHGSHTQQQHHPHPKLNQRGGREHKTETQWGPRPGSSNTGGGSSHGRRANNTGGGNNSRGGEDSSNTPSDHRPSNQMGGSNSNKRAGPIKKPVLKEMKRDGGEADGVEKASFGKDKEKDGGQPTLMKQEASSTSQNTSAPSKDEPAQTAKPRNGGKERPSGGGGGGSGRGPKDVDTTSSGFSGSSSRRDRDRSFERGGATSHHHGVPAKGSRASRGRGGEFYGRGRGYRGTYTAAAGPTGGSRGRMSGRSGRDYRSSVGGGHHHESKGEGGGGRHGQDRSQHNPARARNRSETRSEGSEYEEIPKRRRERGSETGSESGASDLAHSDKEDHQKSNTKNGSDNAHTTGSGNMSSAPARGSQARVFTPRGVPSRRGRGGGSGGGNIYRSGGNVGGPPGGHRVGPSSASHSGSSKSSATARKQQGPPQTSGPKDLGRGGNGGEKKDKTADASQTQSQGSNPPQPSLPAATPATLCSTENGGVVTQQASNNPTPNSGGLNALPLPTNRGFPPSGFERPPRRRRHGRSQHQQDKPPRFRRLKERENAARVNGGVGVIGGGRPSSPTLNSVQDSNGAPISAPVTGNAQNANHNTTLTTNNNSGGGHLSSANSQHHHHHYNQGSAGQTHPQHHHSHGAKSPDFTNQNSDQANEEWETASESSDFTEFRDREGGGGGGKSYSSHHPHHLGRGGGGGGGGVDRNMTGKEPSANKRSFSSQRPGMERQNRRVNPGGGGGGGRGPRGPPGGGSGGPGNGGGNRGDRRGNWPSPKNRK, from the exons ATGTCAGAGCGCTCTGGGCAAACTGCAAAGGGGAAGGAAGGCAAAACCAAGTATGCGTCCCTCAACCTGTTTGATACATACAAAGGAAAGAGCCTTGAAACACAAAAGCCTGTTG TTCCCCCCCGCCATGGCCTGCAGTCTCTTGGTAAAGTTGCCTCCGCACGGCGTATGCCACCCCCTGCCAACCTGCCCAGTCTGAAGGCAGAGAACAAAGGCAACGATCCCAACGTCTCACTCATTCCCAAAGACGGCACAGGATGGGCAAGCAAACCGGAACAAGCGGACCCAAAGAG taCCGATGCATCTCCAGCACCGCAGCCGGAATCGCAGCAGCCTGTGGCTTCACCGACACCTGCACCGACCCGCCCGAGAACCCCGCCAGCTTCAGAG GCTCTGGCCCCAGCTTCAACCCAGGCCGTAGGGGCAAGGTCCTGGGCACAGGCCAGTGTTACACATGGAACACAAGGGGATG GTGGAAAGGCATCAAACCTACCGTCGCCATTCTCTCGCGAGGAATTTCCCACCCTGCAGGCGGCTGGCGACCAGGACAAAGCTGGCAAAGAACAGGGCACTGCAGATCAGTGGTATGGGCCCGGACCAAGCCTCCGCCCCCAGA ACGTTACAAGTTGGCGGGACGGTGGGGGCCGAGCCCTGGCGCCCACCCTGTCTGGGGAGGGGGCAGTGGAGGGTGGCACTGGTGTGACTCTGGTGATGGATGGGGCAGCTGGGGTCCCCCCTCCGAACTCTCAGTCCCACGGGCCACCTAGGAACCCTCCCGCAGGCAGCCCCGCCTTGCCCCTGCCCCAGCCCCCTGTGGGGCCTGGGTTCCCCCAATACCGAGGGATCATGCCTCCCTTC atgtATCCTCCCTACCTGCCCTTTCCGGGCCCCTATGGCCCTCAGGGGCCCTACAGGTACCCGGCACCTGGAGAAGGGCCTCCTCCAAG GTTTTCTCGTGGGCAGGGTGGTCCAGACAGCAGGACTCAGGGCGGCCCACGTGACGGAGGTGGAGAGGTGGTAAAGCGACCCTCTATCCTAAAGCAGGATGACCTGAAGGAGCTAGACGAGCTGGACCATGATGGAGATGAGGGCTGGGCAG GAGCTCATGAGGAGATTGATTATTCCGCCAAGTTGAAGTTCAGTGATGATGAAGAGGGGGAAGAGGAGAGAACCGAGAGCAAGAATGACTTGCG TGAGCAGCAGAGGTCCCAGGATGCCCCACCTGCAACCTCTCGCTCTCGAGCATCGGACAGCTGCGGAGACGCCCGCCGCACTCCTCCCTCTAATGCCGACAATGGCCCCCAACCCCCCTCCAGCAAGCCAGGATGGGCCGAGGAGGGAGGCAGTGGCTGGGGGGGCCAGGGAGCACCAACCAACTACCAG GGGCGCAGGCCTGGATTGGGTGGTCCCCGGGAGCAACCCTCCCCCCCACCTGGGCCCCTCCTTGGACAAGGGTCTTACTCCTTTTACCGACAG GACCGGCCCCAAAGCCAGGGTGCCTCTCAAGGCCCGGGGAAACCTCTCCCCACCCAGCATCAGCCAGCACCAGGAGGCCCTTCTCCTCCTGCACAGCCAGGCCTGCTGGTTCCTGGACCCCAGGAAAATGATGAGGATGAAACTTGGCGTCAGCGCAGGAAGCAGTCCTCTACTGAGATCTCTGCTGCTGTGGAGCGAGCCCGTCGCCGCCGCGAGGAGGAAGAACGtaggatggaggaggagagacgcGCAGCCTGCGCAGAGAAGCTAAAGAGGCTGGATGagaagcagcaacaacagcagggCAGCAACATAGGAGGTGCTGGTAGCAGCTGTAAAAGCCCCAGCCCTGATGGCAATGCTACAGCTGCCACAGCAGGCAGCCCTAGTCCATCTATTTCAGCCTCTGCCTCCTCCCCCAACATCAGCCAGCCCCCATCCCCCTGTGTGGACTGTGAAGAGCCTCCAGTGCTGGTTGTCCAGCCGGGGTCCAGTCCTGGAGTCGGTGACCGACAGCGagccagcagcaacagcagttaTGACTCCAGTGCAG AAGCTCAACAGTGTCCCCAGCCGGCTGTGTCACAGCCACAGCAGCCCACGCTGGACATACCTTTACCAGGAGAAAATAAGGAAGAGACCATGGGCAGTCCACACATCCGTGCAGGAAGTGTAGGTGAAAGAGGAGTCGACCCAGTGAAGATTGAGAATATCGGAGGGGGAGCAGGTCGTCCAGCCAGTGGTCCACCTGGCCAGGGTTACTCAAAGTACCAGAAGTCTCTTCCACCTCGATTtcagaggcagcagcag gAGCAGCtcttgaagcagcagcagcagtggcagcagcaacaacagcagcagcacagccaGGCATCACAAAGCCAGCTGTCCCCCCAGCCCCAGGCTCAACAGGGTCCTTCACCAGGTTCAACACCCCAGCCTGGGCCTGGACCCAAGCAGGGTGGACCCATGTATCAACCCAGCAATATGGTCCGACCCCCACCCCTGCCAATGAATTTTGACCCTCGTTGGATGATGATGCCCTACATGGACCCCCGCATGATGCAGGGCCGCCCTCCACCTATGGACTACTATCCAACAGGCATGCACCCGTCAG GGCTTATTGGGCGCGAGCGGTCTGATTCGGGGGGATCTGGTTCAGACTCCTTTGACAGGCAGCAACAGCATCCAGGGCACCCTCACCGTGGGACCCCTCCTATGGATCCTAAGATGGCCTGGGGGCAGGAGGTATTCCCTGGCGGAGGGGAGGGCCGTGGACTAACATCCCCTCTCAGGCAGAAGCAGACATTGGAGGATGACGATGTGGCCAAAGGGCCCAG GAGTGACACTCCTCCACACCGCATGCGAGAGGGTGGATTGGGACCCATTCAGCAGCCCAGCTCCACCTCTGGGACATCCAATCAGACTCCACCTCCAGTTGGCACTCAAGTTGGGGTCCAGGGAGGTGGCCACCACCCTCATCACTACATAAGTGGGCGGAGCAACTACAGCAACTTCCCTGACCAGGGTGCGAGGATGCATccccaccagcagcagcagagggcgGAGAGGGGAAATCAGCCGCATAATTACACCCACCAGGATGAAGGGCCTCCACGAGGGTCTCAGCAGGGACAGATATGGGGAGCCCCACACCCTCACTATGATCGCAATGGTCGTGCTGATCACCCCCCTGTTGAGAGCAACTCTCATCTCCACCACCATCACAGCCACCACCCTCAGCAGCCTCACTTCATTCTCCACCCCCATAAGCCAGAAACTAGCCGAGACAGGGTTGTTGAGGCCCCAGCTAAGAAGACAGACTCTACTCCCCCAATCCACCAACCTTCCCTCTCATcctcctgctcttcctcctcctcttctgccAGGGAAGATGGGAATGTCAAAGTTGCCCTGCATCATCACCCAtcccagagagagagtgaagttGGTGTCGGGCACAGTCATGGTGAAAGAGGCAACAGTGGCAGTGCAGGCAATAGCAGCCATGTGAAACAGGAGAAAACGGGCCCGGCATATGCTCCCCCTGCTTCCATGACATCTAGCCCACCTCCCTCTCAACATGGCAGTCATactcagcagcagcatcacCCTCATCCTAAATTAAACCAAAGAGGGGGGCGGGAGCACAAGACGGAGACCCAGTGGGGCCCACGGCCTGGCAGCAGCAATACAGGTGGGGGGTCCTCTCATGGTAGGAGGGCCAACAATACAGGAGGTGGGAACAACTCCCGTGGAGGGGAGGACTCCTCCAACACTCCATCTGACCACAGACCCTCCAACCAGATGGGAGGCAGCAATTCCAACAAGCGGGCTGGCCCCATTAAGAAGCCTGTGCTGaaggagatgaagagagatggaggggaAGCTGATGGAGTAGAAAAAGCAAGTTTTGGGAAAGATAAAGAGAAAGACGGTGGCCAACCCACCCTTATGAAGCAGGAAGCTTCCTCCACCTCCCAGAACACATCAGCTCCATCTAAAGATGAGCCAGCCCAGACAGCCAAACCCAGGAACGGAGGAAAGGAACGACCCTCAGGAGGAGGCGGGGGTGGGTCTGGTAGAGGACCCAAAGATGTAGACACCACTTCCTCAGGATTTTCAGGGTCCTCCTCCAGGAGGGACAGGGACCGCTCCTTTGAGAGAGGAGGAGCCACCTCCCACCACCATGGCGTCCCTGCCAAGGGCAGCAGAGCCAGTCGTGGAAGAGGGGGAGAGTTCTATGGGCGTGGCCGGGGTTACCGTGGCACCTACACGGCCGCTGCTGGGCCCACTGGCGGCAGTCGGGGCAGAATGAGTGGCAGGAGCGGCAGAGACTACCGTTCATCTGTTGGCGGTGGCCACCACCATGAATCGAAGGGTGAGGGGGGCGGTGGCAGACACGGTCAGGATCGGTCCCAGCATAACCCAGCCAGGGCCAGGAACCGGAGTGAAACCCGCAGTGAGGGTTCAGAGTATGAGGAAATACCCAAGAGGAGGCGCGAGAGAGGTTCAGAGACTGGCAGTGAGAGTGGTGCGAGTGACCTTGCTCACTCAGACAAGGAAGACCACCAGAAATCTAACACCAAGAATGGCTCTGATAATGCCCACACCACTGGCAGCGGCAATATGTCATCTGCACCGGCCAGAGGTTCCCAGGCCCGGGTGTTCACCCCCAGGGGTGTGCCCTCTAGGAGGGGCAGGGGTGGAGGTAGTGGAGGAGGAAACATCTACAGAAGTGGAGGCAATGTTGGAGGACCGCCTGGGGGCCACCGAGTTGGACCCAGCTCAGCCTCTCACAGTGGGTCCTCCAAGTCATCAGCCACCGCTCGAAAACAGCAAGGCCCGCCACAAACCTCTGGACCAAAAGACTTGGGCAGGGGAGGAAATGGTGGAGAGAAGAAAGACAAGACAGCTGATGCAAGTCAAACTCAAAGTCAGGGGTCCAATCCCCCTCAGCCGTCTTTACCCGCTGCAACTCCTGCCACTTTGTGTTCCACTGAAAATGGTGGAGTTGTGACCCAGCAAGCTTCAAACAACCCTACGCCAAACTCTGGAGGGTTAAATGCGCTCCCTCTTCCCACTAACCGTGGGTTTCCTCCCAGTGGGTTTGAGCGACCACCTAGACGTCGCCGTCACGGGCGGTCCCAGCACCAGCAGGACAAGCCCCCTCGCTTCCGGAGACTGAAGGAGCGAGAGAATGCCGCACGTGTCAACGGAGGAGTGGGGGTCATCGGGGGAGGAAGGCCCTCTTCTCCTACCCTGAATTCAGTTCAGGACAGTAACGGAGCCCCTATCTCTGCTCCCGTGACGGGCAATGCCCAAAATGCTAACCACAACACCACACTAACAACCAACAATAACAGTGGTGGCGGGCATCTTAGCAGTGCAAATAGTCAACACCACCATCACCACTACAACCAGGGCAGCGCTGGGCAGACCCACCCCCAGCACCACCACAGCCATGGAGCAAAGTCCCCTGATTTCACCAACCAGAACTCGGACCAGGCCAACGAGGAGTGGGAGACCGCCTCCGAGAGCAGCGACTTCACAGAGTtcagagacagggagggaggaggaggaggggggaagtCCTATTCTTCTCACCATCCCCATCACCTgggaagggggggagggggaggcggAGGTGGGGTCGACCGCAACATGACGGGAAAAGAGCCCTCGGCGAATAAAAGAAGCTTCTCAAGCCAGCGTCCTGGCATGGAGCGACAGAATCGGAGGGTCAACCCTGGTGGAGgcggagggggaggaagaggccCACGAGGGCCGCCTGGAGGTGGCTCCGGCGGGCCTGGTAATGGAGGTGGCAACCGCGGGGACAGGCGTGGCAACTGGCCCTCCCCGAAAAATAGGAAGTGA